Below is a window of Desmonostoc muscorum LEGE 12446 DNA.
GATACAGTTTTACTAAGCAATTTTGGGGGCAAGGATATGCCACTGAAGCCGTAAGAGCAATCATATCCTTAGGTTTTCAAGAATTAGGCTTACATCGCATCTTTGCAACTTGTCACCCAGCAAACATTGCCTCAGCACGAGTGATGCAAAAAAACGGAATGCGACAGGAAGGATATTTGCGAGAACACCATTGGATTAAGGGAGAATGGAGAGACTCTTGCCTATATGCCATCCTTGAGCATGAATGGAGAGAAGCCAGCGGATTTTAGATTTTAAATTAAAGCTGTATTTGAGAACACATCTGGATAATGAGGAGTAAAACCGTTTATGTACCAATACAGTTCAGTTAAGAATTTCTTTCTTATCTTTGCGTCTTACCCTTCGGGAAGCCACTTCTCTGCGAGACGCTCCGCGAACGTGTCTATGCGTCCTTGGCGGTTCGTTAAAAAAATTGAATTTGACAAACAGTGTTAGCCTTAACTGAACCGTATTGGTTTATATACTAACGAATTTCTCTGTTTTGCCTTCCTTGTAGCAGCTTCCGCCTTGGCTTTTGCAGCTTCTGCCTTCACGTTTCGGTGTTTCGCACAGTAGCAGCTTCTGTGTTGATGGCTGGAGGTATTTGTAAAAGCGATCGCAATCAAAAAATCAATCTCTCAAACTTTTATACAATTCAATTAATGATTGCAACACATCTTTGGGTGAAGTGAAGACGCGATGAATCGCGTCTCTACAAATGGTTTATTTGTCGCATTCTTTTGTCAAATATCTCTGCGTGACATAAATTCATCCGCAGATTCAGCAACGCCGAACTCACCGCCAACTTTTGCTGTTAGCTTGTTTGCTAAATTTTCCTTTGGGAAAAAGTCGCTGTTCTAATTCTTCATAACTACCTTCAAAATCACAATGACCATAAAGCGGACATTTCTGACAATAAATGCCTTTGGTATAACGTTCTAAATTTTCCCGATTAAAAAAATACGGTTTATGACTAAAAGTGCTGGCGACCCATTGCCATGACATATTATTACTAGCAGGATCGCCATCCAAAAGGTGTTCGAGAAACCATTTAGCTCCTGGTTGCCAACGAATGCGCCGCCAATGGACAATGTATGCGGCTATCCACATCCGTGCATGGTTATGTAAATAGCCAGTTTCTCTCAAATCACGGCTGAAGCTGTCAATACAAACTCTATTTGTAGTTCCTTGTTTGATATCTTGCGGCAATTCGGGCGCATATTCAGCCAGAGTGTAACCAGTTTTGTACTCTTCTTGGTCTTGCCAGATTCCATCCCCTAACTTTACATATAACCGCTGCCAATAATCGCGCCAACCCAACTCATTGATTAATTTAGTAGCATCATCTTGCTGCTGCACCCGATCAAGGACAAAATCTCGAATTTCTCGCAAACTCAAAACGCCATAGCGGATGTAAGGCGAAAGTCGAGTGACTGCACCTGTAAAAAAATTGCGTGTTTGTGCGTAGCGTAGTGGGTCGATTTTTTGCAGTGCTTTCTGTGCGGCTTTGCGTCCTCCGAGAGTTTCGCTGATGTGATCATCTCGTTCTGTTGCATTTGGGAATTGTTCGCGCAGGTAAGCTACCAACTCATCGCGGTTGGCAAATTCGCGTTGCATATCTTTAGACATTTGAATTTTGAAGGGTGGGAATAGTTAAACAAAAATACTAGTAGACTAAATCATTATTATGGCGGATCAACAGAAGTAATTGTTCTCAACCTGATGAGAGAACTTTTTTCATGGTAAACAAAGATGAATGAGATGCGTAGGCATAGCCCAACCAAGCATGGCTCTGATGCCGATTTTCCCCAGACTATCAGTAATTGAAGCTAAAATATCAGATAAATCAGTGACTTTTCCAGAAGATGAGCCTGTGCATCAATCCTAACTGCCTAAATCCTGACAATCCTGATAATTTACTGC
It encodes the following:
- a CDS encoding FAD-binding domain-containing protein, which encodes MSKDMQREFANRDELVAYLREQFPNATERDDHISETLGGRKAAQKALQKIDPLRYAQTRNFFTGAVTRLSPYIRYGVLSLREIRDFVLDRVQQQDDATKLINELGWRDYWQRLYVKLGDGIWQDQEEYKTGYTLAEYAPELPQDIKQGTTNRVCIDSFSRDLRETGYLHNHARMWIAAYIVHWRRIRWQPGAKWFLEHLLDGDPASNNMSWQWVASTFSHKPYFFNRENLERYTKGIYCQKCPLYGHCDFEGSYEELEQRLFPKGKFSKQANSKSWR